In Armatimonadota bacterium, a genomic segment contains:
- the speB gene encoding agmatinase — protein sequence MEFRPRDAFRSPRFAQVATFMRLPHVSDPGGLDVALLGIPYDGAVSYRPGPRFAPRDIRQHSVLVRPYNPAQGVNPFAVLRVADVGDVDVDPLGIEQTFARVEDAVERILSAGAVPVCIGGDHSLSLPILRAVARRHGPVGMVHVDAHQDMWEEYFGHRYFHGTPFRRAAEEGLLDTRRVVQVGIRGPVYGEDDFAFARAHGIRWVTAVQVQREGLKPVLELMETLRGGPVYLSFDIDGVDPAFAPGTGTPEPGGLSSREALEVVRALAGLDLVGADLVEVSPPYDHAGITSILAAAVLFEVISALAVTRQGRSTGVPAGGG from the coding sequence GTGGAGTTCCGACCGCGGGACGCGTTCCGGTCGCCACGTTTTGCCCAGGTGGCCACGTTCATGCGGCTGCCGCACGTCAGCGATCCCGGCGGGCTGGACGTGGCGCTGCTGGGCATTCCCTATGACGGCGCGGTCTCCTACCGTCCGGGCCCGCGGTTTGCCCCCCGGGACATCCGCCAGCACAGCGTCCTGGTCCGCCCCTACAACCCCGCCCAGGGCGTGAATCCCTTTGCGGTGCTGAGGGTGGCCGACGTGGGCGATGTGGATGTGGACCCGCTGGGTATCGAGCAGACCTTCGCCCGCGTGGAAGACGCAGTGGAGCGGATCCTGTCAGCCGGCGCGGTGCCGGTGTGCATAGGGGGAGATCACTCCCTGTCCCTGCCGATCCTGCGGGCGGTGGCCCGCCGCCACGGCCCGGTGGGGATGGTCCACGTGGATGCCCACCAGGACATGTGGGAGGAGTACTTCGGTCACCGCTACTTCCACGGCACCCCGTTCCGCCGGGCGGCGGAAGAGGGTCTGCTGGACACCCGGCGCGTGGTGCAGGTGGGCATCCGCGGGCCGGTGTACGGAGAGGACGACTTCGCCTTCGCGCGTGCCCACGGTATCCGGTGGGTGACGGCGGTGCAGGTGCAGCGGGAGGGACTGAAACCGGTCCTGGAGCTGATGGAGACCCTGCGGGGCGGTCCCGTGTACCTGTCGTTCGACATCGACGGGGTGGATCCGGCGTTCGCGCCGGGGACCGGCACGCCCGAGCCCGGAGGGCTCTCAAGCCGCGAGGCCCTGGAGGTCGTGCGGGCGCTGGCCGGGCTGGATCTGGTGGGCGCCGACCTGGTGGAGGTGTCCCCGCCCTACGACCACGCCGGCATCACCTCTATCCTGGCCGCGGCGGTCCTGTTCGAGGTGATCTCCGCCCTGGCGGTCACCCGCCAGGGGCGGTCGACAGGAGTCCCCGCCGGCGGGGGGTAA